A DNA window from Cobetia marina contains the following coding sequences:
- the cysB gene encoding HTH-type transcriptional regulator CysB — protein MKLQQLRYIWEVTRHNLNVSATAQSLYTSQPGISKQIRLLEDELGVEIFARSGKHLTRVTPAGESIVELASQVLRTVENIKHVAQEHSDDRRGSLAIATTHTQARYALPPVIADFTRKYPDVALHMQQGTPKQIANMVSEGQADFAICTESLELFNDLILLPCYRWNRCVLVPKNHPLANGEELTLETLASYALVTYTYGFTGRSQLDDAFKSHGLAPNVVLTASDADVIKTYVRLGMGIGIVAHMAVDEVADEDLVALDATHLFDSSTTKIGIRRGTFMRSYMFEFVERFAPHLTRDRVEAALAAGPRHEHEIFHDIELPVR, from the coding sequence ATGAAACTCCAGCAGTTGCGTTACATCTGGGAAGTGACCCGACACAATCTGAACGTGTCAGCGACCGCTCAGAGCCTCTATACCTCACAGCCGGGGATCTCCAAGCAGATTCGTCTGCTGGAGGATGAGCTGGGCGTCGAGATCTTCGCGCGCAGTGGCAAGCATCTGACGCGCGTGACGCCGGCGGGTGAGTCGATCGTCGAGCTGGCAAGCCAGGTGCTGCGTACGGTGGAGAACATCAAGCATGTCGCGCAGGAACACAGCGATGATCGCCGTGGCAGTCTGGCGATCGCCACCACCCACACCCAGGCACGCTATGCCCTGCCGCCGGTAATCGCCGATTTCACGCGCAAGTACCCGGATGTCGCGTTGCACATGCAGCAGGGCACCCCGAAGCAGATCGCCAACATGGTCAGTGAGGGGCAGGCCGATTTCGCCATCTGCACCGAGTCGCTGGAGCTGTTCAACGACCTCATCCTGCTGCCGTGCTACCGCTGGAATCGCTGCGTGCTGGTGCCGAAGAATCATCCGCTGGCCAATGGCGAGGAGCTGACCCTCGAGACACTGGCCAGCTATGCGCTGGTCACCTACACCTATGGCTTCACCGGGCGCAGCCAGCTGGATGATGCTTTCAAGTCACATGGCCTGGCACCCAATGTCGTGCTGACCGCCTCGGATGCCGATGTCATCAAGACCTATGTGCGCCTGGGCATGGGCATCGGCATCGTCGCGCACATGGCGGTGGACGAGGTGGCGGACGAGGACCTGGTGGCGCTGGATGCGACGCATCTCTTCGACAGCTCGACGACCAAGATCGGCATTCGTCGCGGCACCTTCATGCGCAGCTACATGTTCGAATTCGTCGAACGCTTCGCGCCGCACCTGACACGCGATCGTGTCGAGGCGGCACTGGCCGCCGGCCCGCGCCACGAGCACGAGATCTTCCACGATATCGAGCTGCCGGTGCGCTGA
- the pabB gene encoding aminodeoxychorismate synthase component I, translated as MTISLEITALPYALAAEDEASTLSRFARLRTRPDAVLLDSGQPSLAGGRFDIISSDPLAVLEQGAHGGKLTGPLPESMRDLSQFSEALERLARLPVIEAQRQLLTLLPQTLAGEELAQYDLTAEDLPFIAGLLGYWSYDFGRALETLPATAEDDIALPWSRLGLYDWALISDHQRQQSWLIASSQRRKQVLEWLEQPAPSSADFALDTPFAPLLDRAGYGERFRQVMEYLHAGDCYQINLTQRFSADCSGDSWDAYLRLRQATPTPYAGYLSWQDAKGEEMAIVSVSPERFVEVNHRAVETKPIKGTRARGATPEEDARLAAELLASPKDRAENVMIVDLLRNDLGRVSAPGSVKVPSLCALESYANVHHSVSTITSTLEEGRDALDLLGAAFPGGSITGAPKIRAMQIIEELEPVRRSAYCGSLGYLDIRGHMDTSIAIRTAVIAEGQVHLWGGGGLVADSEEEAEYRESLAKIQRLMEALG; from the coding sequence ATGACCATCTCGCTCGAAATCACTGCCCTGCCCTACGCCCTCGCCGCCGAGGACGAGGCATCCACACTGTCGCGCTTCGCACGCCTGCGTACGCGCCCCGACGCCGTGCTGCTCGACAGCGGCCAGCCTTCACTGGCCGGCGGTCGCTTCGACATCATCAGCAGCGACCCGCTGGCCGTGCTGGAGCAAGGCGCGCATGGCGGCAAGCTCACCGGCCCACTGCCGGAGTCGATGCGTGACCTGAGCCAGTTCAGTGAAGCACTGGAGCGCCTCGCGCGGCTGCCGGTGATCGAGGCCCAGCGCCAGCTGTTGACACTGCTGCCGCAGACGCTGGCGGGCGAAGAGCTCGCCCAGTATGACCTGACAGCCGAGGACCTGCCGTTCATCGCCGGCCTGCTGGGCTACTGGAGCTATGACTTCGGGCGCGCACTCGAGACGTTGCCCGCCACGGCCGAGGACGACATCGCCCTGCCCTGGTCGCGGCTCGGTCTCTACGACTGGGCATTGATCAGTGATCATCAGCGTCAGCAGAGCTGGCTGATCGCCTCATCACAGCGTCGCAAGCAGGTGCTGGAATGGCTGGAGCAACCGGCGCCGAGCAGCGCCGACTTCGCCCTCGACACCCCCTTCGCGCCGCTGCTGGATCGCGCGGGCTACGGCGAACGCTTCCGCCAGGTGATGGAGTATCTGCACGCTGGTGACTGCTACCAGATCAACCTGACCCAGCGCTTTTCCGCCGATTGCAGTGGCGACAGCTGGGATGCCTACCTGCGTCTGCGTCAGGCCACGCCGACGCCCTATGCGGGCTATCTGAGCTGGCAGGACGCCAAGGGCGAGGAGATGGCGATCGTCTCCGTCTCGCCGGAGCGCTTCGTCGAGGTCAATCACCGCGCGGTCGAGACCAAGCCGATCAAGGGCACCCGCGCACGTGGCGCGACACCGGAAGAGGACGCCCGACTGGCCGCCGAGCTGCTGGCCAGTCCCAAGGACCGCGCCGAGAACGTGATGATCGTCGACCTGCTGCGCAATGATCTGGGGCGTGTCTCCGCGCCCGGCAGCGTCAAGGTGCCATCGCTGTGCGCGTTGGAGAGCTACGCCAACGTGCACCATTCCGTCAGCACCATCACCAGCACCCTGGAGGAAGGGCGCGATGCGCTGGATCTGCTCGGCGCCGCCTTCCCCGGTGGCTCCATCACCGGCGCGCCCAAGATCCGCGCCATGCAGATCATCGAGGAGCTGGAGCCGGTTCGCCGCAGCGCCTATTGCGGCAGCCTCGGCTACCTGGACATCCGCGGGCACATGGATACCTCGATCGCGATCCGCACGGCGGTGATCGCCGAGGGCCAGGTACACCTGTGGGGCGGCGGCGGCCTGGTCGCCGATTCCGAGGAAGAGGCCGAATACCGCGAAAGCCTGGCCAAGATCCAGCGCCTGATGGAAGCGCTCGGCTGA
- a CDS encoding alpha/beta fold hydrolase, translating into MHPEFEHGQHLLSRPDQTLFWQRLTRRESNGGRRLLMLHGAGVAGTLTWAPLVGHLTAHDELIIPDLRGMGQTVSPDGGEPPFTLEQVVEDVMALIETQRITHFDLIGYSFGGLVAMRLVQRLRAERPEVKVGDISLLEPALLERECHATMIQVRDGYAEAAHAMREAASPEAGITAFLDLISPHRTRNPRAERMMVARLAHRHLGFANALDCVTHAVREIDREALLADVLAAGGEVRSMVGGKSPTTLRDYHALLAERHPGWQSLEIPGTDHSLPFQKPRRIGAELSFG; encoded by the coding sequence ATGCATCCCGAGTTCGAACATGGCCAACATCTGCTGTCACGTCCTGACCAGACCCTCTTCTGGCAGCGTCTGACGCGTCGTGAATCAAATGGTGGGCGTCGCTTGCTGATGCTGCACGGCGCGGGTGTGGCCGGCACGCTGACCTGGGCGCCGCTGGTCGGGCATCTCACGGCCCATGACGAGCTGATCATTCCTGACCTGCGCGGCATGGGGCAGACGGTGTCACCCGATGGCGGTGAACCTCCCTTCACCCTCGAGCAGGTGGTCGAGGATGTGATGGCCTTGATCGAGACGCAGCGCATCACGCATTTCGACCTGATCGGCTACAGCTTTGGCGGGCTGGTCGCCATGCGTCTTGTCCAGCGTCTGCGCGCCGAGCGCCCGGAGGTGAAGGTCGGCGACATCAGCCTGCTGGAACCGGCACTGCTGGAGCGCGAATGCCACGCCACCATGATCCAGGTACGCGATGGCTACGCCGAGGCGGCGCATGCGATGCGCGAGGCGGCAAGCCCCGAGGCGGGGATCACCGCGTTCCTCGACCTCATTTCCCCGCATCGCACGCGCAACCCGCGTGCCGAGCGCATGATGGTGGCGCGTCTGGCGCATCGCCATCTGGGCTTCGCCAATGCCCTGGACTGTGTCACGCATGCCGTGCGCGAGATTGACCGCGAGGCCCTGCTGGCTGACGTGCTGGCGGCAGGCGGCGAGGTACGCAGCATGGTCGGTGGCAAGAGCCCCACGACCCTGCGTGACTATCATGCGCTGCTGGCCGAACGTCATCCGGGCTGGCAATCGCTGGAAATCCCCGGCACCGATCATTCGCTGCCCTTCCAGAAACCCCGCCGTATCGGCGCGGAGCTCAGCTTCGGCTAA
- a CDS encoding acyl-CoA dehydrogenase C-terminal domain-containing protein → MPDYQAPLRDIRFVMNELLDYPAHYARLPGGEDASDDIVSAILEEGARFANEVLTPLNQSGDLEGCTFEGGEVKAPRGFKAAYQQYVEGGWPSLAASPEHGGQGLPPSLAMVLSEMVASANLSWGMYPGLSHGAMNALEHHGSEVLKQTYLTKLVEGRWTGTMCLTEPHCGTDLGLIKTRAVPLDDADGSKGYAISGTKIFISAGEHDLSENIVHLVLAKLPDAPEGSRGISLFVVPKFLPDASGEAGERNGVSCGSIEHKMGIHGNATCVMNFDSAIGYLVGPPHKGLACMFTMMNAARLGVGIQGVALAEASFQNALSYARDRLQMRALSGAKAPEKAADPIIVHPDVRRMLLTQKAIAEGGRMLVMYAAQLNDLVENAPDSEEKTRADTLLGLLTPIVKAFLTETGFEATNHGVQVFGGHGFIQEWGMEQFVRDARITLLYEGTTGIQALDLLGRKILMSQGESLKVFTKEIHKFCQASEGSEFASPLAELNREWGELTMAVGMGAMQDREAVGAASVDYLMYAGYVTLGYLWARAGETARAALASGTGDATFYQAKLDTARFYFQRILPRTQGHAAMIRAGGETLMAPAVEGFGSGFEI, encoded by the coding sequence ATGCCCGACTATCAGGCGCCCTTGCGCGATATTCGCTTCGTGATGAATGAGCTGCTCGACTACCCCGCGCATTACGCCCGCCTGCCGGGTGGCGAAGATGCCAGTGATGACATCGTCAGCGCGATTCTCGAGGAAGGGGCACGCTTTGCCAACGAGGTGCTGACGCCGCTCAACCAGTCGGGCGATCTCGAGGGCTGTACCTTCGAGGGGGGAGAGGTGAAGGCGCCGCGTGGCTTCAAGGCCGCCTATCAGCAGTATGTCGAGGGCGGTTGGCCGAGTCTGGCAGCCTCACCGGAGCATGGTGGCCAGGGCCTGCCGCCGTCTCTGGCGATGGTGCTCTCGGAAATGGTCGCCTCCGCCAACCTCTCGTGGGGCATGTATCCGGGGTTGTCACATGGCGCGATGAACGCCCTTGAGCACCATGGCAGCGAGGTGCTCAAGCAGACCTATCTGACCAAGCTGGTCGAAGGCCGCTGGACCGGCACCATGTGTCTGACCGAACCGCACTGTGGCACGGATCTGGGGCTGATCAAGACCCGCGCCGTGCCACTGGATGACGCCGATGGCAGCAAGGGGTACGCCATCAGCGGTACCAAGATCTTCATCTCCGCCGGCGAACACGATCTCTCGGAGAACATCGTGCATCTGGTGCTGGCCAAGTTGCCGGACGCGCCGGAAGGCTCACGCGGCATCTCGCTGTTCGTGGTGCCGAAGTTCCTGCCGGATGCCAGTGGCGAGGCCGGAGAGCGCAACGGTGTCAGCTGTGGCTCCATCGAGCACAAGATGGGTATTCACGGCAACGCGACCTGCGTGATGAACTTCGACTCCGCGATCGGTTATCTGGTCGGCCCGCCGCACAAGGGGCTGGCCTGCATGTTCACCATGATGAATGCCGCGCGGCTTGGCGTGGGCATCCAGGGCGTGGCGCTGGCCGAGGCCAGCTTCCAGAATGCGCTGAGCTATGCGCGGGACCGTCTGCAGATGCGAGCTCTCTCGGGGGCCAAGGCGCCGGAGAAGGCAGCCGACCCGATCATCGTGCACCCGGACGTACGGCGCATGCTGCTGACCCAGAAGGCCATCGCCGAGGGCGGACGCATGCTGGTGATGTACGCCGCCCAGCTCAATGATCTTGTCGAGAATGCGCCGGACAGCGAAGAGAAGACTCGTGCCGACACGCTGTTGGGCCTGCTGACGCCCATCGTCAAGGCCTTCCTGACCGAGACCGGCTTCGAGGCGACCAACCATGGGGTGCAGGTGTTCGGTGGCCACGGCTTCATCCAGGAGTGGGGCATGGAGCAGTTCGTGCGCGATGCGCGCATCACGCTGCTCTATGAAGGCACCACCGGTATCCAGGCGCTGGACCTGCTGGGACGCAAGATCCTGATGAGCCAGGGCGAGTCGCTCAAGGTCTTCACCAAGGAGATCCACAAGTTCTGTCAGGCCAGCGAAGGCAGCGAATTTGCCTCGCCACTTGCGGAGCTCAACCGCGAATGGGGTGAGCTGACCATGGCGGTGGGCATGGGAGCGATGCAGGACCGCGAGGCGGTCGGTGCTGCCAGTGTCGATTATCTGATGTATGCCGGTTACGTCACGCTGGGCTACCTGTGGGCGCGTGCCGGTGAGACCGCCAGGGCAGCGCTGGCATCTGGCACGGGGGACGCGACCTTCTACCAGGCCAAGCTGGATACCGCACGCTTCTACTTCCAGCGCATCCTGCCGCGTACCCAGGGGCATGCCGCGATGATTCGTGCCGGCGGCGAGACGCTGATGGCACCTGCGGTGGAGGGCTTCGGCAGCGGGTTCGAGATCTGA
- a CDS encoding phosphoadenosine phosphosulfate reductase domain-containing protein, which produces MSDTFDLARINAEFGNDPEALTRWALSLDKHAICTTNFRPFEAVILHMVTRFRPDIPIVWMDNGYNTDATYRFADEVTRKLNLNRIIYLPQRTRAHREAVDGLTPHIDDPRHEAFTREVKLEPFERALRELNPEMWFTAVRASDTAFRAGMQPVSLNGDGLIKVAPVLHWSSKQMHEYLVAHDLPNEFDYVDPTKAEDNRECGLHLAH; this is translated from the coding sequence ATGTCCGATACCTTCGATCTCGCCCGCATCAATGCCGAATTCGGCAACGACCCCGAAGCCCTGACTCGCTGGGCTCTGTCGCTGGACAAGCACGCCATCTGCACCACCAACTTCCGCCCCTTCGAGGCGGTGATCCTGCACATGGTGACGCGCTTCCGTCCTGACATCCCCATCGTGTGGATGGACAACGGCTACAACACCGATGCCACCTATCGTTTCGCCGATGAGGTGACGCGCAAGCTGAATCTGAATCGCATCATCTATCTGCCGCAGCGTACCCGCGCGCACCGTGAAGCCGTCGATGGCCTCACGCCGCATATCGATGACCCGCGCCACGAAGCCTTCACCCGTGAAGTGAAGCTCGAGCCCTTCGAGCGTGCCCTGCGTGAGCTGAACCCCGAGATGTGGTTCACCGCCGTGCGCGCCAGTGACACCGCCTTCCGTGCCGGCATGCAGCCGGTCTCGCTGAACGGAGATGGCCTGATCAAGGTCGCACCGGTGCTCCACTGGTCCTCCAAGCAGATGCACGAGTATCTGGTCGCCCACGACCTGCCCAACGAGTTCGACTACGTCGACCCGACCAAGGCGGAAGACAACCGTGAGTGTGGCCTGCACCTGGCGCACTGA
- a CDS encoding AI-2E family transporter: MPSSEGGDDAHDMMVGEPSSVSEGTSAEEAVARMQVPRDERQQEALELSGRSRHVPKVRKALEIHPLLVGMAALVVIIGGLKMAADLVVPLLMAVFVAAVCDAPVRWLARHGIGQRFGVPIVILTVCILFSSLAALLVSRFTLFSDEMPKLEESLREQYQSMLEWLAGHGVSIAPARFSELVDPASLTQWVPNLLTGLGGLLSSSVIIVLTATFLLYEALSLRDKLITTLRSPHVSLRRFTLFSLTLRRYLAVKTLISLVTGALVGISCLALDVEFAFLWATLAFCLNYIPNIGSALAAVPAVLLTLVMPEGGAVKALMLGGCYLAINFILGNMIEPRVMGRTLGLSTLAAFLSLVVWGWVFGPVGMLLSVPITMTLKIAFDSHPGTRWAARLLGPSARRIRRRRRMAEE, from the coding sequence GTGCCGAGCAGTGAGGGCGGCGACGACGCGCATGACATGATGGTGGGTGAGCCGAGCAGTGTCAGCGAAGGCACTTCCGCCGAGGAGGCCGTGGCACGCATGCAGGTGCCGCGAGACGAGCGTCAGCAGGAAGCGCTGGAGCTTTCCGGGCGTTCTCGCCATGTCCCCAAGGTCCGCAAGGCGCTGGAGATCCATCCGCTGCTGGTCGGCATGGCCGCGCTGGTGGTGATCATCGGTGGCCTCAAGATGGCGGCAGACCTGGTGGTCCCCCTGCTGATGGCGGTGTTTGTCGCGGCGGTCTGTGATGCGCCGGTGCGCTGGCTGGCCCGACACGGCATCGGCCAGCGTTTCGGGGTGCCCATCGTCATCCTGACGGTCTGCATCCTGTTTTCCTCGCTGGCGGCCTTGCTGGTCTCACGCTTCACCCTGTTCAGCGATGAGATGCCCAAGCTGGAGGAAAGTCTGCGGGAGCAGTATCAGAGCATGCTGGAATGGCTGGCAGGCCACGGCGTCTCCATCGCGCCGGCGCGCTTCAGTGAGCTGGTGGATCCGGCATCGCTGACGCAATGGGTGCCCAACCTGCTCACCGGGCTGGGCGGTCTGCTGTCTTCCAGTGTCATCATCGTGCTGACGGCCACCTTCCTGTTGTACGAAGCCCTGTCGCTGCGCGACAAGCTGATCACCACTCTGCGCAGCCCGCATGTCAGCCTGCGCCGCTTTACGCTGTTCTCGTTGACGCTGCGACGTTATCTGGCGGTCAAGACGTTGATCAGTCTGGTGACCGGTGCGCTGGTCGGCATCAGCTGTCTGGCACTGGATGTGGAGTTCGCCTTCCTGTGGGCCACGCTGGCCTTCTGCCTCAACTACATTCCCAATATCGGGTCGGCGCTGGCCGCGGTGCCGGCAGTATTGCTGACGCTGGTGATGCCGGAGGGTGGGGCGGTCAAGGCGTTGATGCTGGGCGGCTGCTACCTGGCGATCAATTTCATTCTCGGGAACATGATCGAGCCGCGCGTGATGGGGCGGACGCTGGGGCTGTCGACACTGGCCGCCTTCCTGTCACTGGTGGTGTGGGGCTGGGTGTTCGGCCCGGTGGGGATGCTGTTGTCGGTGCCGATCACCATGACGCTCAAGATCGCCTTCGACTCGCACCCGGGCACGCGCTGGGCGGCACGCCTGCTGGGACCCTCCGCCAGACGCATTCGACGTCGCCGACGCATGGCGGAGGAATAG
- a CDS encoding GntR family transcriptional regulator, which yields MTTDAFHNATTARSLARGATAEQAGHTASATAATPEVRTLAERVFHQLQDAIVRGELAPGSKITEPGLAQAYGISRGPLREAMRRLEVHRLIERVPHVGARVVKLSMTELLELFDVREALESMAARLAARHMTQEEVARLRSVLKTHEQQSDLKTGTAYFQKEGDLDFHYQIVLGSHNHMLMTILCDDLYYLVRMYRTQFSASGSRPQKAFVEHHRIVDAIESGDEELAELLMRRHVSASRENVARRYAATLKQEQGEE from the coding sequence ATGACCACCGATGCCTTTCACAATGCCACCACCGCTCGAAGCCTTGCGCGCGGCGCGACTGCCGAGCAGGCAGGTCACACCGCTTCCGCGACGGCAGCGACCCCTGAGGTGCGCACCCTGGCCGAGCGTGTCTTCCATCAATTGCAGGACGCCATCGTGCGTGGCGAGCTGGCACCGGGCAGCAAGATCACCGAGCCCGGCCTGGCTCAGGCCTACGGGATCTCGCGCGGACCGCTGCGCGAGGCCATGCGCCGCCTCGAGGTCCATCGTCTGATCGAGCGCGTGCCCCACGTCGGCGCGCGGGTGGTCAAGCTCTCGATGACCGAGCTGCTGGAGCTGTTCGATGTGCGTGAGGCACTGGAAAGCATGGCCGCCCGTCTGGCCGCACGCCACATGACACAGGAAGAGGTCGCGCGGCTGCGCAGCGTGCTCAAGACCCACGAACAGCAGTCGGACCTCAAGACCGGTACCGCCTACTTCCAGAAGGAAGGCGACCTCGATTTCCACTATCAGATCGTGCTCGGCAGCCACAACCACATGCTGATGACGATTCTCTGTGATGACCTCTATTACCTGGTACGAATGTACCGCACCCAGTTCAGCGCCAGTGGATCACGCCCGCAGAAGGCCTTCGTCGAGCATCATCGCATCGTCGATGCCATCGAGTCCGGCGATGAGGAACTGGCGGAGTTGCTGATGCGCCGCCATGTCAGCGCCTCGCGGGAGAACGTCGCCCGCCGCTATGCCGCCACGCTCAAGCAGGAGCAGGGCGAAGAGTGA
- a CDS encoding SDR family NAD(P)-dependent oxidoreductase, with amino-acid sequence MKIAEHCFLITGAASGLGAATADRLVAAGGRVVLADISEAAREHAAALGASARFCHCDITDSASVSAALDVAEQSFGALHGVIHCAGVVSVAKLVDREGEPAPLEGFEKTLAINLSGTFNVARLAAARMARNVAEGEDGERGIILNTASVAAFDGQIGQCAYSASKAGVAGMTLPMARELARHGIRVMAIAPGVFETPMMAGIPEPAREALCEAVPFPKRLGRPDEFARLAEHIITNGMLNGEVIRLDGSIRMA; translated from the coding sequence ATGAAGATTGCCGAGCACTGCTTCCTGATCACGGGTGCCGCCTCCGGCCTGGGGGCTGCCACAGCGGACCGTCTGGTGGCCGCCGGTGGACGCGTCGTACTGGCTGACATCTCCGAGGCCGCACGCGAGCATGCCGCGGCACTCGGTGCGTCGGCACGCTTCTGTCATTGCGATATCACCGATTCCGCGAGCGTGAGCGCGGCGCTGGATGTCGCCGAGCAGAGCTTCGGAGCCCTTCATGGCGTGATCCACTGCGCGGGCGTGGTGAGCGTCGCCAAGCTGGTGGATCGCGAGGGGGAACCGGCGCCGCTGGAAGGGTTCGAGAAGACCCTGGCCATCAATCTGAGCGGTACCTTCAACGTGGCGCGTCTCGCGGCGGCCCGCATGGCGCGCAATGTGGCCGAGGGGGAAGACGGAGAGCGCGGCATCATTCTCAACACCGCTTCGGTCGCGGCCTTCGATGGCCAGATAGGGCAATGTGCCTACAGTGCTTCCAAGGCCGGGGTGGCAGGCATGACCCTGCCGATGGCACGCGAACTGGCGCGTCACGGCATTCGCGTGATGGCGATTGCCCCTGGCGTGTTCGAGACACCGATGATGGCAGGCATTCCGGAGCCTGCTCGCGAGGCGCTGTGCGAGGCCGTTCCGTTTCCCAAGCGCCTGGGGCGGCCCGATGAATTCGCTCGCCTGGCCGAACACATCATCACCAACGGCATGCTCAATGGGGAAGTGATCCGTCTCGACGGCAGCATCCGCATGGCCTGA
- the trxA gene encoding thioredoxin: MSNHVDVTGANFEQEVLNAEAPVLLKFWAPWCGPCKMMAPVVEEVANEKGEGLKIVNVNVDDAPEIAAEQGVRGVPTVILFKSGAKVASLVGAQSKGQLSQFIEQNL, encoded by the coding sequence ATGTCCAATCACGTCGATGTCACCGGCGCCAACTTCGAACAGGAAGTTCTCAACGCTGAAGCCCCGGTACTGCTGAAGTTCTGGGCGCCCTGGTGTGGCCCGTGCAAGATGATGGCGCCGGTCGTCGAGGAAGTCGCCAACGAGAAGGGCGAAGGCCTGAAGATCGTCAACGTCAATGTCGATGACGCACCGGAAATCGCCGCCGAGCAAGGCGTGCGTGGCGTGCCGACCGTGATCCTGTTCAAGTCCGGCGCCAAGGTCGCCTCGCTGGTCGGTGCCCAGTCCAAGGGACAACTGAGCCAGTTCATCGAGCAGAACCTCTAA
- a CDS encoding sulfite exporter TauE/SafE family protein, whose product MDVTQLLLYVLAGAGVGFAVGVTGVGGGSLMTPLLLMFGFPPHVAVGTDLLYAAITKAGGAFAHHRQGHVDWTITRRLALGSIPAALVTIGVLHAFFTDPTAYAGLIKGMLGVMLILTAGVLLFKKRLLGLISPESFIVRHAAPLTVLSGIVLGVCVTLSSVGAGAFGAAVLIMLFPLLSTARIVGTDIAHAVPLTLVAGLGHLWLGNVDFLLLGALLVGSLPAISLGARLTRHMPGSLLQGLLTTLLLGLGIRYAFF is encoded by the coding sequence ATGGATGTCACACAGCTGCTGCTATACGTACTGGCAGGCGCCGGAGTGGGCTTTGCGGTCGGTGTCACCGGCGTGGGCGGTGGCTCACTGATGACACCGCTGCTATTGATGTTCGGCTTTCCGCCGCATGTCGCGGTCGGTACCGATCTGCTTTACGCCGCCATCACCAAGGCCGGCGGTGCCTTCGCGCACCATCGCCAGGGGCATGTGGACTGGACCATCACCCGTCGCCTGGCCCTGGGCTCCATCCCCGCCGCGCTGGTGACCATCGGCGTGCTGCATGCCTTCTTCACGGACCCCACCGCCTACGCAGGCCTGATCAAGGGCATGCTGGGCGTGATGTTGATCCTCACCGCCGGCGTGCTGCTGTTCAAGAAACGCCTGTTGGGCCTGATCAGTCCGGAAAGCTTCATCGTGCGGCATGCGGCACCGCTGACCGTGCTGTCGGGCATCGTGCTGGGCGTATGCGTCACCCTGTCCTCCGTCGGCGCCGGTGCCTTCGGGGCGGCCGTGCTGATCATGCTGTTCCCGCTTCTGAGCACCGCACGCATCGTCGGCACCGATATCGCCCACGCCGTGCCACTGACACTGGTCGCAGGCCTGGGGCATCTATGGCTGGGCAATGTCGATTTCCTGCTGCTCGGCGCATTGCTGGTCGGCTCCCTGCCTGCCATCAGCCTTGGCGCACGCCTGACGCGCCACATGCCCGGCAGCCTGTTGCAGGGGCTGCTCACCACCCTGCTGCTGGGGCTTGGCATCCGCTACGCCTTCTTCTGA